TGTGCGTGGCCTACGACGCTGATGGGCAGCCGGTCATGCGGCAGATGAAGGGCTGGGCCACGACGGACGGCGCGACCAGCCGCGCCACGCTGGCCAGGGAAGCCCAGGCGTACTTGGATCTGATCGAGGAGACCGTGGACTGCCCGGTGGTGATCTTCTCGGCCGGTCCGGCACGCGAACAGACCTACGGTGAGGTCAGCTGGCACTGATGGGCCAGGCGGCCTGATCGGGCCGTCCTGAAACCAATTTGACAATTGCCGCGCGTGGGGGTGACCTACACTCGCGGCATTCATGTTCATTCCGCCTTCACCTGGGCAGGATGAGAAGGAGCTCCACCTTGACCACGGAACCGATGATCAGCGCCGCTGACGAGAAACATGAAGTGCCCGGATTGCGCGCCCTCACCCACGGGTGGCTCGAAGCCATCGGCGAAGACCCGGAACGCGAGGGGCTCCAGAAAACCCCGCATCGCGTGGCGAAAGCCTGGGGGTTCCTGACGGCCGGCTACGCGAAATCCCTGAAGGATGCCGTAGGAGACGCAGTCTTTGCCGCCGACGGCAGCGAGATGGTGATCGTGAAGGACATCGAGTTCTACTCCATGTGCGAGCACCACATGCTGCCCTTTTACGGCCGGGCGCACATCGCGTACATCCCGGACGGCCAGATCCTGGGCCTGAGCAAGTTCGCGCGCATCGTGGACCTGTATTCCCGGCGGCTGCAGGTGCAGGAGCGCATCACGACGCAGATCGCGGACGCCGTTCAGGAGCTTCTGAATCCCAGGGGCGTGGCCGTGCTGATGGAAGGCGTGCACCTGTGCATGGCGATGCGGGGGGTGCAGAAGCAGAACTCCAGCACGACCACCTCGGCCATGCGGGGGCTGTTCAAGGATGACCCCCGAACCCGCGCCGAGTTCATGAGCGCGGTGCAGGGAACACTGCGCAGCCGTTGAGTACGGGGCTGGGCGGTGGCGTGGCCGCCTGAGTGAGCCTACTGTTCAGACGAGATCCAGAGTGCAGTCAGGACGGAGGGCATTGGCTGCCGCCCGTGCTGACTGCTTTGACGTTCGAGCCGGACAGTCCGCCCCAGCTGTGGCTCACGCCGTTCCCTTGCGGTGCTCCCGACCGGAAAGTGGAGCCTACTCCCTTCCCGTGGGCGCCTTAGTCCCCCTGTTTCCCCAGCCACGCAGCCAGCCACGGCAGTTTGCCGTTCACCTGCTCCCGCAGGCCGCCCCAGTACCGCCGGGACCAGCCCTCGATGGTGCGCTGCTTGCCACGCGCCACGGCCATGGCCCCCTCGGGTACATCGTCGTGCACCGCGCTCCCGGCGGCGATGAATGCAGCGTCCCCCACCGTGCGGGGGGCGATCAGGGTCGAGTTGCTGCCGATGAACACGCCCGCGCCGACCGCCGTGCGGTGCTTGTTCACGCCGTCGTAATTCGCGACGATGGTGCCCGCTCCGACGTTCGTTTCCTCACCGATGGTCACGTCGCCCAGGTAGGCGAGGTGTCCGGCCTTCACACCGGCCGCGAGTTGCGCGTTCTTCGTTTCCACGAAGTTCCCGATGTGCACGCCCACGCCGAGCACCGTGCCCGGACGCAGGCGCGCGAACGGCCCCACGTCACTGCCCGGTCCCACCCGTGCTCCCTCCAGCACGCTGTGTGGTTTCACGACCGCGCCCGCCTCTAGAATGCTGTCGCTGATCACCGCGTACGCGCCGACGGTCACGTCATCGGCAAGGCTGGTCTGGCCGCGCAGGATCACGCCGGGCTCCAGCGTCACGTCCCGCCCGAGCGTGACCGTGTCTTCGATATACACGGTCTCCGGCATGTGGATGGTCACGCCGGCCCGCATGTGATCGGTCGTGATGCGCTGCCGGATGATGCCCTCGGCCTCGGCCAGTCCGGTGCGGTCGTTCGCGCCGATGACCTCGCCCGGATCGTCCAGTTTGAAGGCGTGCACCTCGGACCCCTGGGCGCGGTACAGGCCCAGCAGATCCGTCAGGTAATACTCGCCGCTGGCATTATTGTTGGTAATTCGGTGCGCGAGATCCGTGGCGCGTGAGTCCAGCAGGTACACGCCGCTGTTGAATTCCCGCACGGTGCGTTCCAGCGCCGAGGCGTCCTTGTGCTCCACGATGCGTTCCACGTTGCCCTGCCGGTCACGGATGATCCGGCCATACCCGCTCGCGTCGGGCAGTTCGCCGGTCAGGATCGTGAACGCACTGTCGCGTTCTCGATGGTCGTCCAGCAGGGCGCGCAGGGTCTCCAAGCGTAGCAGGGGCGTATCGCCGTAGAGCACCAGCACGTCCGCGCCCTGGTGGTCGGTCAGGGCGTCCAGGCCGCACAGGAAGGCGTGCCCGGTGCCGAGCTGTTTTTCCTGTCGCGCGAACATCACGCCACTGCCGTTCAGGGCGGCCTCCACTTGATCCGCGCCGTGCCCGGTGACCACGACCACCTGCCGCGCCCCCACTTCCTGCGCGGCCTTTACGGCCCACGCGACCATCGGCCGGCCTGCGACCGGGTGTAGCACCTTCGGCACCGCCGACTTCATGCGGGTGCCCTGCCCGGCGGCCAGGATCACCACGTCCAGCGGACGTTCGTTTGCGTTCATGTCATGTCACCTTCCGGGAGTGTACTCGGGCCACAGGCCCACACCGACAGCCTCCAGCCGCGTGGTGCTGGGCTGCCCGGTGGATTGGTCAGGCTCCGGCCGGCGCCTTCGCGCTCGCGCCGTCCTGGGTCAGGAACTCACCCGTGGTGGCCGAGCGGTCGTCCGGGCGGGTGCGGATGCGGATCAGCATCCAGATGCTCACGATGATCAGCGGGATCGAGATCAGGTGCGTTTCTGTGAACAGTCCGATCCCGGCCTTGTCCAGGCCCTGGCTCAGGTACGCCTTCGGGAACAGGGGATTCAGGCGGAAGGTCTCCTCCCAGCCGGCGCGCAGGATCGAGTACCACAGCCAGAACTGCCAGAAGGCCCAGCCGGACTTGCGCGACCGCAGCCAGTAGTACGCGGCCACCGACAGGATGATGCCGATGATCACGCCGTACATCTGCGTGAAGTGCACTGGCGCGGTCATCACGACCTGCCCGCCGATGGTCTGGCAGTACTTCGACAGGTCGAGATCCGGATTGGGATTCGGCACGCACATGCCCTCGTGGAAAGCTCGCGCGGAGGCCGGCCAGTGGAAGCCGATGGGCCAGCCTGTCACGCGGCCCACGGTGTCCGTGCCGTTCATGATGTTCCCGATCCGCCCACCGATCACGCCGAAGGCCACTCCCGGCACCGCCAGATCCGCATAGCGGAAGAAATCGAAACGGTAGCGCCGCGCGAAGTAGATGATGGTCAGGATGCCGCCGATCAGGCCCCCGTGGATGCTGATTCCCCCGGCGCGCAGGTTGACGATATCCAGCAGGACGCGCGGGAAAGGAATTCCGGAGAACTGGTTCCAGGACGTCAGGACGAAGACCAGCCGCGCCCCCACCAGGCCCCACACGATCATCCACAGGATCATGTCGTTGAAGAGGTCAACGTTCAGGCCGCGCGCGCGGGCCATGCGGGTGCCGACCCACACGCCGGCCACGATGCCGAGCGTGATCAGCACGCCGTACCAGGCGATGGTGAACCCACCGATGTTCAGAAAGACAGGATTCATAAGTCGGTGCCAGTGTACGGCCTGCCGCGCTCCCGGTCACGGGTGGAAGTGGAACCATGCGAACGCCGCCCGACCCAGTACGTGGGTCGGGCGGCGTTCAGAGGCGCCGGTTCAGGTGCCCAGGATAGGCGTCTCGGCTTCCTCCGGCGGAGGCAGGCGGAACACGCGCGACAGGAGCACCCCCAGTTCGTACAGCAGGTACAGGGGCACGGCGACCATCAACATGTTTCCGGGATCGGGGGTGGGCGTGATGACGGCGGCGGCCACCATCACGGCGACCAGTGCGAAACGCCAGCCCTTGCGCAGCATCACGTGGTTCACGATCCCGATCTTGGTCAGGATGACCGCCAGGATTGGCAATTCGAAGGCCAGGCCAAAGGACACCAGGAAGGTCGTCATCAGGCCAATGAAGTTGTACAGGCCAAGGTTGGTGTCCAGCGGTCCGAAATCCAGCAGGAATTTCACCATGGCCGGCAGCACCAGTTCATAGCCGAACAGTGCCCCGCACAGGAACGACACGCCCGCCCCGATGATGAAGGGCAGCGCCCAACGCCGCTCGGTGGGGTACAGTCCTGGCGCGATGAAGCCCCAGACCTGCCCGAGAATCAGCGGCAGCGACAGGGCCAGGCCTGCCCAGAAGGACAGGTTCAAGCTCAGCAGGAACTGATCCGTCAGGTTGAAGGTCACGACCTTGACCTTGCCGCTCTGGTAGTTCACTGAGCCTTGCAACGGAGCTTCGATCAGCGCGATCAGCTGGGTGCGGTACTGGAAGGTGATGGCCATCGCCACGACCAGGATCACCACGCAAATGATCAGGCGCTTCCGCAGTTCGTCCAGGTGATCGAACAGCGGTGCGCTCTTGAGGTCGGCGCCTTGCGACATGACCGGAACCTCAGCTGCGGCGGTCGCTGACCGGCTGGGCGGTCACGTCCGCCATGGGGGCCCCCGTGACCGGGTCGAGCTGACGGCTCTGCACGTCGGTCACGGGCTTGGACGCGTCCGTGGTTTCCTTCTTGAACTCGCGGATGCCCTGACCCAGGCCCTTGCCGAGTTCGGAGAGTTTGCGGCCCCCGAAGAGCAGGGCAATCACGACGATCAGCAGAATGATTTCCAGGGGACCTAAGGACATGGGATGCCTCCAGTGCTGAGTTCGTTTCAGCGGTGTGCGGGTAGGGGGAGAAGGTGGGCTGAGACCGAACGGCTTGCCGCATCATCGGCGTGAACACCCAGGCATATGCTCGACCGGCCCGGCCGGATCATCACCCAACCTTAAGCTAGCCCCCTGGCGTTCAGCGAGTGTTAAGAGTCTGTCGCAGAACGCACCTTTAGGGCGAATCGACAGGCTGGTGTCGGCGCTCCTGTGGCTGGCGATAGGTCGGCCTTGCAGGCCGTGTCAGCCGGACAACCGCGTCCGCACAGGTGTGGTCTGTAATGTTTCCCGAGCCATTCCATCTGGCGGCCATCTCCGACTCACCCGGCGGGGGGTGATCCAAGTCCGGTGGCCCCGCATATCTCTGGTCAGGTGGATGGCCCTCCGGAGTGCCGGGGGTGCCGACAGCCACTCCCACATGGCGGCAGAGCGCTTCCATCCTCTGACAAGGAGTTCAACATGCCCAATATTGGTGCCCCGGAACTGATCGTGATCCTGATTGTTGCCCTGGTCGTCTTCGGACCGCGCAAGCTGCCGGAACTCGGCAAGAGCCTCGGCGCGGGCCTGCGCGAGTTCCGCAAGGTCACGAGTGGCGTGACCGAAGAATTCAAGACCACCGTAGCCGCACCGAGCATCGCGCCGGTACAGGCCGTGCCCGCCACAGCGGTGACGGCCCCCACCGAGTCGGCGCCGCGCGTGTCCTGAAGGGTGTGGCGTGTTCCGGGTGGCCCGGAGCGCGTGAAGTCGTCGGCGTTCAGACCGTTCTGTAAGGCGCGGTAAGGATAGGGTCCATACGGCCGTCATGCGCTTTGTTAACCTGTGCTGGCACCCATGACGGAACTCGGCCACCTGCACGACACCCCAGATGAGACGCTGATGCTCATGATGGCTGGCCGTCACGAGGAGGCCCTGCGGGAACTGCACCGCCGCTATGCCCGGCTGCTCTACGGGTTGGGTGGGCGCATGCTCCGGCAACCGGACGACGTGGATTCCTGCGTGCAGGACGCCTTCATGAATGCCTGGAAGCACGCGGCCCGCTTCGATCCCAGCCGCGCCAAGGCCAAGACGTGGCTGGTGAGCATCGCCCACCACCGCTTCCTGCAACAGCTTCGTGATCGGCCGGACGCCACCCTGGAACTCGAAGACTGGGATGAACCGACGGCCGCCACCGACCCCACGGACGCCATCGTGGCCCAACAGGCGATGACCGCCCTGGACGACTCGCAACGGCATCTGGTGGAGTTGATGTACTACCGGGGTTACACGCACTCCGAACTCGCCACGATCACCGGCCTGCCCCTGGGCACAGTAAAATCCCGTCTGCGGATCGCCCTGGAGCACATGAGGACTTCGCTCGCACCCGGCGGAAAGGAGGGGAAAGACCGTGGAACATGAAGAACGCCTGCTCGCCAGCGCCCTCGGCCAGCTTTCCCCGGCCGAAGAGGCAGCGCTGCAGGAACAGCTGAAGACGGATCCAGCTCTGCAACAGGAATGGCAGGCGTTGCACGAGACCCTCAGCTCCCTGCTCGATGACCTTGATTTAGAGCAGGTGACGATTCCGGCGGACGCCGAGGATCGCCTGATCGCGCGGTTGCACGTTGAGAATCTCAGCAGCGCGGATACCAGCGACATAGGCACGTCTGTCCCCCTCGTTTCAGGGGTCACGCCGGCCACGACGCCGATGCCCGTTCCCACTGCTGCGCCGGATGTGCGTAACCTGGCCCGTCGGTCTGCGTGGTGGCTGGTGCTGCCCCTGGGCCTCGCGGCAGCGGTCGCTCTGCTCTTTGCCCTCCGTCCGTCCGGTGATCCTCTGGAGCGGTACGCGCATACTCCCGGTGCTGTCAGCACCCCTGTCCTGGCCAGCGGTCAGCCGCTCGGCACCCTCGTGCGCCTTGCCAACGGCCGTGTGTTCGTGCAGCTGAATCGGCCTGCCGATCCCGGCCGAACCTACCAGCTGTGGCAGATTCAGGCGGGGACTCCGGTTTCCCTTGGCGTGTTCGACGAGGCGGGCCTGCTCACGGCCGCCCTGCCGCCCCATGCGACCATTGCGGTCAGTGTCGAACCGGCTGGTGGAAGCCCGCAACCCACCACGAAGCCGCTGTTTGCCCAGTCCGTATAGAGGCCATGATCAGCGCCCTGCCGTTCTGAAGGCAGGGCGTTGATCTTTGGCCGCGTTGTTGGGCTGGATCCACTACGCAGCCGCCAGCGTCTTTAGGCCATCTTCACGCTTGCACGATCCGTGATCCAACCGGCTGCACCTCGCTTAGAAGCTCAGTGAAGGCGCACCTGACCCACTCCTGACCGATGTTCCGCTGCGGGACTTGGTTCACGGCCTGCCCCTCCATCCGCCCCGTTCCCGCCCCTAGTCCACGGAGGTTCCACCATGTCCCAGAACGTTTCTACACGCCGCAAGTTCCTCGGTATGACCGGCCTCATGGGTGCCGGCGCGGTGCTGTCGAGCTGCGCCACCACCATCGCCGCTGCTCCGGCCAAAGCGAACCTGGACGCCATTATCTTCAACTTCGCGCTGAACCTCGAATACCTGGAAGCGGCTTTCTACCTCGCGGCGACCGGCCGCCTCGCTGAACTCGACGCGGTGGGCGGTGACAGCAGCAAGGTGATCCTGCCCAGCGGCTTTACCGGCAAGGACGGCATCGGCGTTCCCGGCATGTCGGCGGGCGTGCGCGCCTACGCCAACGAGACGGCCACCGACGAGAAGAACCATGTCGCCGTGATCCGTGCGGTGCTGTCGGCGGCTGCGGGTGTCAACGGTCCCGTCGTACAGCCCACGCTCGACCTGACCAACTCGTTCCTGGCGGCGGGCAACCTGGCCTCTAAGGGCGCAATCACGGGCTTCAACCCCTTCGCCAACGAACTTTTCTTCCTGCACGGCGCGTTCGTGTTCGAGGATGTGGGCGTCTCGGCGTACAAGGGCGCGGCGCGCCTGCTGGTCGACGACACCGCCGGCGGCAACCTGGAGAACGCGGCGGGCATTCTGGCCGTCGAGGCCTACCACGCCGGCATGATCCGCACCCTGCTGTACCAGCAGAAGGACGTCGTGGCCGCCGCCGGCCTGACCGTCGCCCAGATCGTCCAGGCGATCAGTGACCTGCGCGACGCCGTGGACGGCAGCAGCGACGACGACCAGGGCATCACCTCCAGCGTGGCCACGGAATCCAACATCGTGCTCGCTGACAAGAACTCCATCGCGTACAGCCGCAGCCCCCGCAACGTGGCGAACATCGTGTTCTTGGACACAACCGGCGCGGCCACCAAGGGCGGCTTCTTCCCTAACGGTATCAGCGCCCAGACCGCCGGCACCGCGACCGTCGACTTCAGCAAGATCCTGTAAGACCAGTTCAGTCGGCTATAGGGCCTGGACGTCGTGGTGACCGACGTCCAGGCCCTCGTTTTGCCCGAATCTTCTGGTCAGATGCTCCAGCCGCCGTCCACCAGAATCTCCTGTCCCGTGATGTAAGCCGCCTCTTCCGTGGCCAGGAACGTGATGGCCGCCGCGACCTCGCCCGGCTGCCCGAACCGTCGGGCAGGAATGCGCGCCGTCAGTTTCTCGGCCTCGGCGGGATTGGCGTGCAGGGCCTTCAGCCGATCCGTGGCCGTGTAGCCGGGCGCCACCGTGTTGCACGTCACGCCGTCCTGCGCGACCTCCAGCGAGAGGGTACGCAGGTGGTTCGTGACGGCGGCCCGCATGGCATTGCTGATCGGCAGCGACAACGAGGGGCGGCCCACGGTGAGGCTGGTGATCGCGATGATCCGTCCCCACCGGCGCTCGCGCATGCCGCCCAGGACGCGCTCCACCAGCCGGGTGGTACTGAGGAAGGTCGTCTCGAAGCCGCGCTGCCAGGCCTCGTCACCGACCTGACTGGGCAGGCTGGGGGGAGGGCCGCCCGCGTTGCTGACCAGGATGTCCACCTCACCGGCAGCTGCCACAGCCGCCTGCACGCCCTCGGGAGTGCTGACGTCCGCGACCACCCAGCGGATCCCGAGGGTCTCGGCGGCGCTGCGGAGCGTGGCTTCGTTTCTGGCGGCGATGGTCACGTCGGCTCCCTGATCACGCAGTTGCGCGGCGGCAGCCAGCCCGATGCCCTTGCTGCCACCCGTGACCAGCGCGCGTTTCCCGTCGAGTCTGAAGAGTGCCATGCCCGCAGGGTAGCGGGTTCGCGCTCAGGACATGACCGGAACGCTGTGCCGCGGCTGGCACACTCCCGAACTGGTGGCGAAGCAGGGTCGCCTCAGATCCGGATGGTGACGCGGGCCTTGTCGTCCTCCAGGTGCACCGAGTCGATGAAGCGCACCACTCGGGTGGCGTAGCCCATCACCAGCGTGTGCGTCCGGGCCCCGCCCGCGAAGCGCCGCACGCCGTTCAGCAGTTCCCCGTACGTGATCCCGGTCGCGCTGAACACCATCTGTGCGCCGGGGGCCAGATCGGCCGTCTTGTACACGCGGTGTTCGTCCACGCCCATCTCGCGGAAGCGCGCGCGCATGGCGTCGTCCTCGGCCAGGAAGCGGCCCTGGATCTCCGCGCCCAGGCACTTGCACGCGGCGGCCGACAGCACGCCTTCCGGCGCTCCGCCCGAGCCCATCAGGGCGTGCACGCCCGTGCCGCGCACGCCCACGGCGAGGCCTGCGACCACGTCGCCGTCGCCGATCAGCTTCACGCGGGCACCGGTGGCGCGCACGCGGCGGATCAGGTCGACGTGCCGTTCCCGATCCAGAATCGTGATCATGAGGTCGTCCACTTCCCGGTCGAGGCTCTGCGCGATCACGTTCAGGTTCGCCTCGACCGGCCAGTCCAGGTTCACGCGCCCGGCGGCCGGGGGCGGCACGATCAGCTTGTCCATGTAGCAGTCCGGAGCGTGCATCAGGCCGCCGCGTTCCGACAGGGCGATCACGGCCAGCCCGTTCGGCAGACCCTTGGCGGTCACCTCAGTGCCCTCGACCGGATCCACGGCGATGTCCACCTCGTACTGCCCGTGGCCGACCTGCTCCCCGATGTACAGCATGGGGGCCTCATCCATCTCGCCCTCGCCGATCACGACGGTGCCCCGGATATCCAGGGAGTTCAGCAGGCCGCGCATGGCCTCGGTGCCCGCGCCGTCCACGGCGTTCTTGTCGCCCAGACCCAGGTAGCGGCTGGCGGCCAGGGCAGCCCCCTCCGTGACGCGCGCGGTCTCTAGCACCAGCGCATGCTCGAAACTCTGTGAGTCCTTCCCACCGGGCGGCCGCGTGCTCGTCATGCTAGGAACGTAACACGCACCATCGTGCGACGCGCGCTGGGAGCGGTTCCAGCCGTGTCACCCGGTGGGGGAACCGGCGAGGCACGGGGAAGGGCCGGTTCGCGGCTTATGCTCGGAGCATGCCACACCGCACCCTGCTCCAGCGCGCGGCGCGCAAGGCACGGGGCTACCTGGCCAAGATCCGCCGCCTGCTGCGCAGCGTCCGTGCCGACCAGGCCCACCCGGACGACAGCTGGGCCGCCGCCCGACTCCAGCCAGCCGAATGGCTCGTGTACGCGGCAATGGATCCCCGCGACCGCGAGCACGCCTGCCGCGTGACGCAGGCCCTGCTGCGCGACCATCCGTACGCCCATCCGGAGGTCGTGGCCGCCGCGCTGCTCCACGACTGCGGCAAGAGTCTGCGCCCCTACCGCGTGGGCGAGCGCGTGCTGGTCGGACTGATCCCGAACCGGCTGGCCCGCGTCCTGCCGCCCCTCGGGGCGCTCGGGATCAGAGCCCACCACCCGGAACTCGGTGCCCGGCTGCTCGCCCACGCAGGCGCACGTCCCCACGTGGCGCGCCTGGTGGCCCGGCATCACCACCCGGGCGGCGATCCGGACGCCATGCTGCTGCACGAGTACGACGACCGGGAGTAGACGGCGTTCAGGTCAGGGCGCGGCGCCGACCGTTACTTTCGGGGCGCGCACCCAGAGGGCACGGCCCTTCTCGTCCTGCACGCGGGCCACGACCTGCACCGTCTGTCCGGCCCTCAACCCCGCAGCACTGCCCGACGCGGTGCCCTGCATGCAGGTGGAACCACATGTGCTGCGCTGTGCCGAACCGACCGCACCCTTCCACACGCCCGCGTCCGTGACCACATACACGCCGGTCAACCGCAGTCCGGGTCCGAGGGAGCGATCCGCATGAAGGCGAACCTGTACCTTGAACGTGCCACTCCGCACCGTCGGCATGGCCAGCGCGGTCACGAGGGTGCCAGAGACGTTCAGTGTGGCCGGAGCGCCCAGCAGTTCGACCGTCGGCGTCGGAGCCTGCGGGGCCGAACAGCCGGCCAGAACCAGCATGGTCAGGAGCAGCAGGACGCGCCTCATGCGGCAAGAGTAGGGGACGGCCGTGAGACGCGCATGCGCCGCCGCTCAAGCCGGGTAGCGGCCTACCAGTCCAGATCCGGAATGGTGCCCACCCGATCCGCCGGCTGATCCGACACCAGGCTGTAGGTCACGACGTATGTGCCCGGTACGACCTGGGCGAGCACCACCGCGTCCCCATCGAACCGCGCCTTCGGGGCGGTGCCCTGGGGGCCCTGCACGTTCAGGCCGGAGCGCGTCCCACCCGTGGGCAGCGGATCGATCAACCGCACATTGGCCAGGGTACTGTCCACGGCGAGGCGCAACGTCACGGTGTAGCCGCCGGTCACGGCGTCCAGCGTCTTCGCCAGACTGGCCCGCGCGCCGCCCTGGACGTTGCGCGTCACGTTCGATCCGCCGGGACTGCGAACCCGCGCCGCGCCGGTTGTGCGCAGGTCGATGGGATCCAGGATCGCCTCGGCACTGTCGCTGCGACACACCCGGACCGGTACCTTCAGGCGCAGGGGCAGCCCGGCACTGAATTCCCCCGGCACCTCCAGCGGGTAATCGGTGGTCCAGCCGCTGGGCAGCGTGAGCTTCAGGCGGCCCGGCAGACGCTGCGGGAAATCCGTGTGGGCGGTCGCGGTGAGCTGAGTAACGTCGCAGGCGTTCACGATATCCGGACTGGTCACCAGCGTGATGTCGGCCTGCACGCGGTACTCGATGGTCACGTGGGACGTGGCGCTGTCGGTCACGTGGCCGGGCAGGGGAGGGCTGACGGTCGCGCCGGGTACCACGCCGGGCTTGACCGGGTAGTCGCCGGGGGCCAGCGGCACGGTGCCGGGCGTGCTCAGCGTGCGGCCCGCGACCTCGAAGGGGGTGCCGGTCAGCGGGAGGCGCTGCGTACCGTAGATCGCCACGGCGTCCACCGTGAGCCGCCCCGACGGGGGCCGGGCCATGAAGCGCACCTTGGTGAAGCCCGGCTGGAAGCGCACCTCGGCGGGCGACGTGATGTTCCCGGTGCCCTGCACGATGCTCGCGCTGATCGGCACGTACCCGGCCGGCAACAGGGGCCGCACGACAGAATCGCCGACCAGCGCGTATGAGGCCCCGGGAATCGGCTGGCCCTGCGGATCGACTACGTCCACCAGCAGCTGGTTGCTGACCTTCAGACCCTCTGGCGGGGTGAAGCCGCCCACCTGTGCCCGCACGGGCTGACCGTCCAGCCGGAAGGAATACCGGATGGCATTGCTGAACTGCTTGGTGGTCGGCAGCACGCGAATGTAGATCTGCCACGGGCCGACCATGGCGGCCGTGATCACGAAGGGATCGGTCACGGTCTCGCCGTTCCCGCTGACCTTCAGGTTCACGCGGGTGCCGCCGGGCTGTACCACCCAGGTTTCCGCCTCTCCGGGCCCGTCGACGTCGTAATTCTGGAGGCCCACGGTCTTCCCGACCCAGTCGGGCGTGACGTTCAGCGTGGCGGCCAGCACCGCCGTCTTCTCGCTCGCGCGGGCATTCACGCTGAAATCGCTGGTTTCCAGTACGAAGGGCGGCGCAACCCGCAGCGCGAAGGAATTCTTGCCATCGCCGCTGCTCACGACCTTCAGGGTATAGACGCCGGCCGCCAGTCCTCCGGCGAACAGGCTCTCCCAGGTGTGTTCCCGGTTCATCCCATAGCGCCGTTCAAGAACAAGGCCGCCCGGCCCGCTCAGCGTGAACGTACTCTGGAACACCTCGTTCTTCTTGTAGATCTCGTCGCCGAAGTACCCGGCGCTGCGCCGCCCGTCCACGTAATCCGCGAGGTTGAACGTCGGGCTGTACACCTCCAGCCCCACCGGCTTCCCGGCGTCCTGGTCGGAGACGCGGATCACGTAGGATTCCTGTGCCTGGGGCCATTTCTGCCCCACGGACACCAGGGGCAGGACGCCCTGCACCTGCGCGTCCGCCTCACCCGCCACGAAGACAGAGGCCAGCACGGTCAACATGGAGATCACGGTCTGCAGCAAGGGCGTGGGCATGGCTGCCCCGAGAATACACGTGCCTTCCAGCCGCGCCGGATCACGCGCTACAGTGCCCCCATGACTGCGGCGCCCCCGCCCGAGTTCGCCGCGCGCGC
The Deinococcus sp. KSM4-11 DNA segment above includes these coding regions:
- a CDS encoding ferritin-like domain-containing protein; protein product: MSQNVSTRRKFLGMTGLMGAGAVLSSCATTIAAAPAKANLDAIIFNFALNLEYLEAAFYLAATGRLAELDAVGGDSSKVILPSGFTGKDGIGVPGMSAGVRAYANETATDEKNHVAVIRAVLSAAAGVNGPVVQPTLDLTNSFLAAGNLASKGAITGFNPFANELFFLHGAFVFEDVGVSAYKGAARLLVDDTAGGNLENAAGILAVEAYHAGMIRTLLYQQKDVVAAAGLTVAQIVQAISDLRDAVDGSSDDDQGITSSVATESNIVLADKNSIAYSRSPRNVANIVFLDTTGAATKGGFFPNGISAQTAGTATVDFSKIL
- the glpX gene encoding class II fructose-bisphosphatase translates to MTSTRPPGGKDSQSFEHALVLETARVTEGAALAASRYLGLGDKNAVDGAGTEAMRGLLNSLDIRGTVVIGEGEMDEAPMLYIGEQVGHGQYEVDIAVDPVEGTEVTAKGLPNGLAVIALSERGGLMHAPDCYMDKLIVPPPAAGRVNLDWPVEANLNVIAQSLDREVDDLMITILDRERHVDLIRRVRATGARVKLIGDGDVVAGLAVGVRGTGVHALMGSGGAPEGVLSAAACKCLGAEIQGRFLAEDDAMRARFREMGVDEHRVYKTADLAPGAQMVFSATGITYGELLNGVRRFAGGARTHTLVMGYATRVVRFIDSVHLEDDKARVTIRI
- a CDS encoding HD domain-containing protein; its protein translation is MPHRTLLQRAARKARGYLAKIRRLLRSVRADQAHPDDSWAAARLQPAEWLVYAAMDPRDREHACRVTQALLRDHPYAHPEVVAAALLHDCGKSLRPYRVGERVLVGLIPNRLARVLPPLGALGIRAHHPELGARLLAHAGARPHVARLVARHHHPGGDPDAMLLHEYDDRE
- a CDS encoding SDR family oxidoreductase, whose translation is MALFRLDGKRALVTGGSKGIGLAAAAQLRDQGADVTIAARNEATLRSAAETLGIRWVVADVSTPEGVQAAVAAAGEVDILVSNAGGPPPSLPSQVGDEAWQRGFETTFLSTTRLVERVLGGMRERRWGRIIAITSLTVGRPSLSLPISNAMRAAVTNHLRTLSLEVAQDGVTCNTVAPGYTATDRLKALHANPAEAEKLTARIPARRFGQPGEVAAAITFLATEEAAYITGQEILVDGGWSI